The Apibacter raozihei genome contains a region encoding:
- the rplI gene encoding 50S ribosomal protein L9, translating into MEVILKKDVENLGLEFDVVNVKPGYARNFLIPQGLALLATPKNKAALEATLEERAAEEAALVKTANEIVAKLKEVTVTIPAKVGTGDRLFGSVNNNDLAEALAKAGVKIEKKYIKIPGNTIKRLGKYTAKVRLHRTVEYDYSFDVVSDGVTAED; encoded by the coding sequence ATGGAAGTAATTCTTAAAAAAGACGTAGAAAATTTAGGATTAGAGTTTGACGTGGTTAATGTTAAGCCAGGTTATGCTCGTAATTTTTTAATTCCTCAAGGATTAGCTTTACTAGCTACACCTAAAAATAAAGCAGCTTTAGAAGCTACTTTAGAGGAAAGAGCTGCAGAAGAAGCAGCATTAGTTAAAACAGCTAACGAAATTGTTGCCAAATTAAAAGAAGTTACCGTTACTATTCCTGCAAAAGTAGGTACAGGAGACAGACTCTTCGGTTCTGTAAACAATAACGATTTAGCAGAAGCTTTAGCTAAAGCAGGTGTTAAAATTGAAAAAAAATACATCAAAATTCCTGGAAATACAATCAAAAGATTAGGAAAATATACTGCTAAAGTTCGTTTACACAGAACTGTAGAATATGATTACTCATTTGATGTTGTTTCAGATGGAGTAACTGCTGAAGATTAA
- a CDS encoding zinc ribbon domain-containing protein, with the protein MATNKKADTTTVEEKLRALYDLQIIDSRLDELKNLRGELPIEVEDLENEIAGLEKRIGKIEDEVVNLTNDIKVKNELNKNSEAQIKKYKSQQDNVRNNREFEALTKEIEYQELEIQLQNKKIKELNAKIEFKKSQIEEQRVKFSSFEDHLNHKKAELSNLIKETEKEENFLLEKSQEFASKIDERLLNSYYRIRKSSKNGLAITSLDRGAVVGSFFTVPPQKQVEIASRKKIILDEHSGKILVDEYLAREEQEKMQDLLK; encoded by the coding sequence ATGGCTACAAATAAAAAAGCGGATACCACTACAGTAGAAGAAAAGCTGAGAGCATTATATGATTTACAAATCATAGATTCTCGTTTGGATGAGTTAAAAAATTTACGGGGTGAGTTACCTATAGAAGTTGAGGATTTGGAAAATGAAATTGCTGGTTTAGAAAAAAGAATTGGAAAAATTGAAGATGAAGTAGTAAACCTGACGAATGATATTAAAGTAAAAAACGAATTAAACAAAAATTCTGAAGCTCAGATTAAAAAATACAAATCTCAGCAAGATAATGTGAGAAATAACAGAGAGTTTGAAGCTTTAACAAAAGAAATTGAATATCAAGAGCTGGAGATTCAATTACAGAACAAGAAAATTAAAGAGCTTAATGCTAAAATCGAGTTCAAAAAGTCACAGATAGAAGAACAAAGAGTAAAATTTTCTAGTTTTGAAGATCACTTAAATCATAAAAAAGCGGAATTATCTAACTTAATAAAAGAAACTGAAAAAGAAGAAAATTTTCTTTTGGAAAAATCTCAGGAGTTTGCTTCTAAAATAGATGAAAGACTTCTTAATAGCTATTACAGAATCCGAAAAAGTTCTAAAAACGGTCTAGCTATAACCAGTTTAGATAGAGGTGCTGTAGTAGGTTCATTCTTTACTGTACCTCCTCAAAAACAAGTAGAAATTGCTTCGAGAAAAAAAATAATTTTAGATGAGCATAGCGGTAAAATTCTGGTAGATGAGTACTTAGCCAGAGAAGAACAAGAAAAAATGCAAGATTTATTGAAATAA
- the epsC gene encoding serine O-acetyltransferase EpsC, with protein MKKSSDNDTIPSDINKRINEFITQFRSKPIYLPINKQELENVVEKLFSQMFPICEIPDNNQSEAELLLIYKILLSNFSRLMEADKAEKIIIDFFTKISGIQQRLYNDAQTFLAHDPAAESLEEIVLTYPGFFALSVHRIAHEFYKMQVPIIPRLFSEYAHAKVGVDIHPGAKIGDNFFLDHGTGTVIGETTIIGNNVKIYQGVTLGALFVTKNLSKVKRHPTVEDNVVIYAGATILGGETSIGHDSVIGGNVWLTHSVEPYTLAYYSSEMKIKTIKDFKEPLNFII; from the coding sequence ATGAAAAAATCATCAGACAATGATACTATTCCCTCAGATATAAATAAACGGATAAATGAATTTATTACTCAGTTTAGATCCAAGCCCATTTATTTACCTATTAATAAACAAGAGCTGGAAAATGTTGTTGAAAAATTATTCTCTCAAATGTTTCCAATTTGTGAAATTCCGGATAATAATCAATCAGAAGCAGAACTATTACTTATTTATAAAATTTTGCTTTCCAATTTTTCAAGACTTATGGAAGCTGATAAAGCTGAAAAGATAATTATTGATTTTTTCACTAAAATATCAGGTATTCAACAAAGACTTTATAACGATGCACAAACATTCTTAGCTCATGATCCGGCCGCAGAATCACTTGAAGAAATTGTATTGACCTATCCAGGATTTTTTGCATTATCAGTTCATCGTATTGCACATGAATTTTATAAAATGCAGGTGCCTATCATACCGCGTCTTTTTTCTGAATATGCTCATGCTAAAGTGGGTGTTGATATACATCCGGGAGCGAAAATAGGAGATAATTTCTTTTTAGACCATGGAACTGGGACAGTGATAGGAGAAACTACCATTATTGGTAATAATGTTAAAATTTATCAGGGAGTTACTTTGGGAGCTCTTTTTGTAACTAAAAATCTATCTAAGGTTAAAAGACATCCAACCGTTGAGGATAACGTAGTCATTTATGCAGGAGCGACTATTTTAGGAGGTGAAACAAGTATTGGTCATGATTCTGTTATAGGAGGAAATGTTTGGCTTACACATTCTGTAGAACCATATACTTTGGCTTATTATTCATCTGAAATGAAAATAAAAACGATCAAAGATTTTAAAGAACCTCTAAATTTTATAATATAA
- the rpsR gene encoding 30S ribosomal protein S18, translating to MAIDDLAKQAAGGNASEVKFLSQLDIDTKTEKKYCRFKKYGIKYVDYKDPDFLLKFVNEQGKILPRRLTGTSLKFQRKVSQAIKRARHLALLPYVGDQLKP from the coding sequence ATGGCAATAGATGATCTAGCAAAACAGGCAGCAGGAGGAAATGCCAGCGAAGTTAAGTTTTTAAGTCAGTTAGATATTGACACCAAAACAGAAAAAAAATATTGCCGTTTCAAAAAATACGGTATTAAATACGTTGATTATAAAGATCCTGATTTTTTATTAAAATTTGTAAACGAACAAGGTAAAATTCTTCCAAGAAGACTTACCGGAACTTCTTTAAAATTTCAAAGAAAAGTATCTCAAGCAATTAAAAGAGCAAGACATTTGGCATTATTACCATATGTAGGAGATCAGTTAAAACCTTAA
- the aroB gene encoding 3-dehydroquinate synthase: MNVINPIYYAEEGIKQINQFIKTNNPTKIVFLVDENTHEFCLPQIISEIESESEIEILEIESGEVNKNLYVCINLWEALTELKIDRKGLIINIGGGVLTDMGAFVANCYKRGVSFINVPTTLLSMVDASIGGKTGVDLGSHKNQIGNFALPELVMVDPGFLSTLSKEQILSGFAEIIKHGLIADEKYWKEITSLNGIHLEDMDDLIRTSIEIKKEVVSQDFTETGLRKILNFGHTIGHAVESFFLEQGNPILHGEGVAMGMIVESYISVKKGLLSELEYEDIKEYILSLYKKIDIKEDYFKEIFNFMQNDKKNTNNEIKFVLLERIGKAVFDVAVDEDIVKQALRNYNQL, encoded by the coding sequence ATGAACGTTATTAATCCCATATATTACGCCGAGGAAGGAATTAAACAAATTAATCAGTTTATAAAAACTAATAATCCTACCAAAATAGTTTTTCTTGTTGATGAAAATACGCATGAATTTTGCCTGCCTCAAATTATATCAGAGATAGAATCAGAATCTGAAATTGAAATTCTGGAAATAGAATCCGGTGAGGTCAATAAAAATTTATACGTATGTATCAATCTTTGGGAAGCTTTGACTGAACTAAAAATTGATAGAAAAGGTCTTATTATAAATATAGGAGGGGGAGTGCTTACAGATATGGGAGCCTTTGTAGCCAACTGTTATAAAAGAGGTGTAAGTTTTATAAATGTACCGACCACCCTGTTATCTATGGTAGATGCTTCTATAGGGGGGAAAACCGGTGTGGACTTGGGCAGTCATAAAAATCAGATAGGAAATTTTGCTCTTCCTGAATTGGTTATGGTAGATCCAGGTTTTTTATCCACCTTATCAAAAGAACAAATTCTCAGTGGTTTTGCAGAAATTATAAAACACGGATTAATTGCAGACGAAAAATATTGGAAAGAAATAACTTCTCTTAACGGAATACATCTGGAAGATATGGATGACTTAATCAGAACTAGTATTGAAATTAAGAAAGAAGTAGTTTCTCAGGATTTTACAGAAACAGGATTAAGAAAAATATTAAATTTCGGACATACCATTGGACATGCTGTTGAAAGTTTCTTTCTGGAACAGGGTAATCCTATTTTACATGGGGAGGGTGTAGCTATGGGAATGATAGTGGAAAGTTACATATCCGTTAAAAAAGGATTATTATCAGAATTGGAGTATGAAGATATCAAAGAGTATATTTTGTCATTGTATAAAAAGATAGATATTAAAGAAGATTATTTTAAGGAGATATTTAACTTTATGCAGAATGATAAGAAAAATACAAATAATGAAATCAAATTTGTATTACTGGAAAGAATAGGAAAAGCCGTATTCGATGTTGCGGTAGATGAAGATATTGTAAAGCAGGCCTTACGTAATTATAATCAATTGTAA
- a CDS encoding Nif3-like dinuclear metal center hexameric protein, with translation MKVADISSLLEKIAPVSNAESFDNVGLLVGNQSDNIKGILITLDCLEEVVEEAIHCECNLIVTFHPIIFSGLKSITGKNYVEKAVIKAIRNNINIYAIHTNLDIAKEGVNYEIAKRLGVHNLKPLIPKIQGIKKIQTYVPVSHVENVQKALFESGAGEIGNYKNCSFKIEGKGSFLPTENSQPYIGEINKPEEVDEIQVSVIFEDYKQYKILNSLRESHPYEEIAYEIYTLENENQDLGMGRIGELEYEISETDFLQKLKLSLPTKCIRHTSFTSKKVKKVALLGGSGSFAIKKAIAAGADAFVTSDIKYHEFFQAEGKILLADIGHYESEQFTKNLLFNYLKNYISESCKMVISEVKTNPVKYFL, from the coding sequence ATGAAAGTAGCCGATATATCTAGCTTGTTAGAAAAAATAGCTCCGGTTTCCAATGCTGAATCATTTGATAATGTAGGTTTACTTGTAGGCAATCAATCCGATAATATTAAAGGAATCCTTATAACATTAGACTGCCTGGAAGAAGTAGTAGAAGAAGCGATTCATTGCGAATGCAATCTGATAGTAACGTTCCATCCTATAATTTTTTCAGGTTTGAAATCAATAACTGGTAAAAACTATGTTGAAAAAGCAGTGATTAAAGCAATTAGAAATAATATTAATATATATGCTATACATACGAATTTAGATATTGCCAAAGAAGGAGTAAATTACGAAATAGCAAAACGTTTAGGAGTACACAATTTAAAACCTCTAATTCCTAAAATTCAAGGAATAAAAAAAATACAAACCTATGTCCCTGTTTCACATGTAGAGAATGTTCAAAAAGCATTGTTTGAATCTGGAGCTGGTGAAATTGGAAATTATAAGAATTGTAGCTTTAAAATTGAGGGTAAAGGTTCATTCTTACCCACGGAAAATTCTCAGCCTTATATCGGAGAGATTAATAAACCGGAAGAAGTTGATGAAATACAGGTTAGTGTAATTTTTGAAGATTACAAACAATACAAGATATTGAATTCCCTGCGTGAATCGCACCCCTATGAAGAAATTGCATATGAAATATATACTCTGGAAAATGAAAATCAGGATTTAGGTATGGGTAGGATTGGAGAGCTTGAATATGAGATTTCCGAAACTGACTTTTTGCAAAAATTAAAATTATCATTACCTACAAAGTGCATTCGTCATACATCTTTTACAAGTAAAAAAGTGAAAAAAGTGGCACTGCTTGGAGGTTCAGGTAGTTTTGCTATAAAAAAAGCTATAGCAGCCGGAGCAGATGCGTTTGTAACTTCTGATATTAAGTATCATGAGTTTTTTCAGGCAGAAGGAAAAATTTTACTAGCAGATATAGGTCATTATGAAAGTGAACAGTTTACCAAAAATTTGCTCTTCAATTATTTAAAAAATTATATTTCTGAATCTTGTAAAATGGTAATTTCTGAAGTAAAAACTAATCCGGTAAAATATTTTTTATGA
- a CDS encoding zinc metallopeptidase: protein MAYDPIYLLITGAIFVISFIVQNRLKSKFDKYSKTRLSNGMSGKEIAEKMLIDNGITDVEVISTSGMLTDHYNPANKTVNLSEGVYSQRSTAAAAVAAHECGHAVQHAVGYSMLQLRSKLVPVVSISSNLLQWVLLAGIAIMAYSGNTIVLAIGIALFAVTTLFAFVTLPVEYDASNRALAWLENNQIVQPNEYDECKDALKWAARTYLVAALGSLAQLLYFVMILLGNRRSE from the coding sequence ATGGCATATGATCCAATTTATTTATTAATAACTGGAGCTATCTTTGTGATAAGCTTTATAGTCCAAAACAGGTTAAAATCTAAATTTGATAAGTATTCAAAGACAAGATTATCCAATGGGATGAGCGGTAAAGAGATAGCTGAAAAAATGTTGATAGACAATGGAATTACAGATGTTGAAGTAATTTCCACTTCGGGAATGCTTACAGATCACTATAATCCGGCTAATAAAACAGTTAATTTATCTGAAGGAGTTTACAGTCAGCGATCTACAGCTGCAGCAGCTGTAGCAGCTCATGAGTGTGGACATGCAGTTCAGCATGCCGTAGGATATTCGATGCTTCAGTTACGTTCCAAATTAGTGCCTGTGGTTAGTATCAGTTCTAATCTTCTGCAATGGGTTTTGCTGGCAGGAATAGCAATAATGGCTTATTCAGGTAACACTATTGTTTTGGCTATAGGTATAGCACTATTTGCAGTCACTACTCTTTTTGCATTTGTAACCCTACCGGTAGAATATGATGCAAGTAATAGAGCATTAGCCTGGTTAGAAAACAATCAGATTGTACAGCCTAATGAATATGATGAATGTAAAGATGCTCTAAAGTGGGCAGCAAGAACTTATTTAGTAGCCGCTCTAGGGTCTTTAGCTCAATTACTTTATTTTGTTATGATTTTATTAGGAAACAGAAGAAGCGAATAA
- a CDS encoding phospho-sugar mutase has product MNSLEIAKTWLKEPFDSETQKAVQNLIDTNPTELDDSFYKNLEFGTGGMRGIMGVGTNRLNKYTYGQATQGLANYLHQQFPEGKIKVAIAFDVRHNSDTFAKLVADVLTANGIFVYLFDEFRPTPELSYIVRDLNCNAGIVLTASHNPPEYNGYKVYWNDGAQIVPPHDTAIIQEVRNVNFKDIKFNGDETKITYIGAKEDEKFIDAAIENNLYLKGKKDLKIVYTSLHGTSITILPETLSKAGYENVFIVPEQKNPDGDFPTVKSPNPEEPEALSLALKYAEEQNADIVFGTDPDADRLGIAVRDLNGKLVLLNGNQANTILTDYILQKWKADGKIDGKQFIGSTIVTSDIFFSLAKLYNVDCKVGLTGFKWIADLIRKAEGKEKFICGGEESFGFMPSDYVRDKDSISSILVACEAAQEAKNEGKTLFEKLIEIYEKTGYFYEELVSIVKKGKDGAEQIAKMMEEFRMNPPKELVSEKVTKMDDYQSSVSLNLLTGEKTSIDIPKSNVLIFYTDKGTKLACRPSGTEPKIKFYFSVQDSLSSKNEFNAQLAKAQNKIHKIKEFLS; this is encoded by the coding sequence ATGAATTCATTAGAAATTGCAAAAACTTGGTTAAAGGAACCTTTTGATTCTGAAACACAAAAGGCTGTACAAAATTTAATTGATACAAATCCTACCGAACTGGATGATTCCTTTTATAAAAACCTGGAATTTGGTACTGGAGGAATGCGTGGAATTATGGGTGTGGGTACCAATAGATTAAATAAATATACATATGGGCAGGCAACTCAGGGTTTAGCAAATTATTTGCATCAGCAATTTCCTGAGGGTAAGATAAAAGTAGCTATTGCTTTTGATGTTCGTCACAATAGTGACACATTTGCCAAACTGGTGGCAGATGTACTTACTGCTAACGGTATTTTTGTTTACTTATTTGATGAATTCAGACCAACTCCCGAACTATCATATATAGTACGTGATCTCAATTGTAATGCAGGAATCGTTTTAACTGCATCGCATAATCCTCCTGAATATAACGGTTATAAAGTCTATTGGAATGACGGAGCACAGATTGTTCCTCCCCACGACACTGCTATTATTCAAGAAGTTAGAAACGTTAATTTTAAGGATATAAAATTTAACGGAGATGAGACAAAAATTACTTATATAGGTGCAAAAGAGGATGAAAAATTTATAGATGCAGCTATTGAAAATAATCTGTATTTAAAAGGAAAGAAAGATTTAAAGATTGTTTACACCTCACTTCATGGAACTTCAATTACAATACTTCCGGAAACTTTAAGCAAAGCAGGTTATGAAAATGTATTTATAGTTCCGGAACAAAAAAATCCTGACGGAGATTTTCCAACGGTTAAATCTCCTAACCCTGAAGAACCTGAGGCCCTTTCTCTTGCATTAAAATATGCAGAGGAACAAAATGCCGATATTGTTTTTGGTACGGATCCGGATGCAGACAGGCTGGGTATTGCTGTTAGGGATTTAAATGGTAAGTTAGTTTTATTAAACGGTAATCAGGCAAATACTATACTAACTGATTATATATTGCAAAAATGGAAAGCCGATGGAAAAATTGATGGGAAACAATTTATCGGTTCTACTATTGTTACATCCGATATTTTCTTTTCATTAGCTAAATTGTATAATGTAGATTGTAAAGTTGGGCTAACCGGTTTTAAATGGATTGCCGATTTAATTAGAAAAGCGGAAGGTAAAGAAAAATTTATTTGCGGAGGTGAAGAAAGTTTTGGTTTCATGCCTAGCGATTATGTTAGAGATAAGGATTCTATATCTTCTATTCTAGTTGCTTGTGAAGCTGCACAAGAGGCTAAAAATGAAGGTAAAACGTTGTTTGAGAAACTTATTGAAATTTATGAAAAAACAGGTTATTTTTATGAAGAATTAGTTTCTATCGTAAAGAAAGGAAAAGATGGAGCAGAACAAATTGCAAAAATGATGGAAGAATTCCGCATGAACCCACCTAAAGAATTAGTAAGTGAAAAAGTAACCAAAATGGATGATTATCAGTCTTCCGTATCTTTAAACCTTCTTACAGGTGAAAAAACATCTATTGATATTCCTAAATCTAATGTGCTGATTTTCTATACAGATAAAGGTACTAAACTTGCTTGCCGTCCTTCAGGAACAGAACCTAAAATTAAATTTTATTTTTCTGTACAGGATTCACTATCATCTAAAAATGAATTTAATGCTCAATTAGCCAAAGCGCAAAATAAAATTCACAAAATAAAAGAATTTTTAAGTTAG
- a CDS encoding GIN domain-containing protein, whose protein sequence is MKKYLLNFTIISALFLVLSSCSFSVKGEGKVTTKEIKLNNISQLKAEGNYRVIYLYDNKNPRMVIETYKNLIENLKINNAGGQLSLSESRKVKDTDLYNIYIYNPEIERFDLHNSVNVDINSQLRVSKLNLTLSETSKFLGNNIITDELVVKASNTSKISLQGTANKIILTGKDQSDFSAPYLEISDAQILLYNVATAEINVKNKLTGTISDNSQLTLLGNPAKDLKEKDLAQIKKKQ, encoded by the coding sequence ATGAAAAAATATTTATTGAATTTTACAATTATTTCCGCTCTGTTTTTAGTATTATCTTCATGCAGTTTTTCAGTAAAAGGAGAAGGTAAAGTTACTACAAAGGAAATTAAGTTGAACAATATTTCACAATTGAAAGCTGAAGGAAACTATCGCGTAATCTATTTATATGATAATAAAAATCCGCGAATGGTTATTGAAACTTATAAAAATCTGATTGAAAATCTTAAAATCAATAATGCCGGAGGGCAGTTAAGTCTTTCAGAATCCAGAAAAGTTAAAGATACGGATCTTTATAACATTTATATTTATAATCCCGAAATTGAACGATTTGATTTACATAATTCTGTAAACGTAGATATAAATTCTCAGTTAAGAGTTTCCAAATTAAATTTAACTCTTTCTGAAACCTCCAAATTTTTAGGAAATAATATAATTACAGATGAATTAGTTGTAAAAGCGTCCAATACTTCTAAAATAAGTTTACAAGGCACAGCTAATAAAATTATTCTTACAGGAAAAGACCAAAGTGATTTTTCTGCTCCATATCTTGAAATTTCTGACGCTCAAATACTACTTTATAATGTAGCGACTGCTGAAATTAATGTTAAAAACAAACTTACAGGAACTATATCTGACAATTCACAACTTACTTTACTGGGAAATCCAGCTAAAGATTTAAAAGAAAAAGATTTAGCTCAAATAAAGAAAAAGCAATAA
- the rpsF gene encoding 30S ribosomal protein S6 codes for MNHYETVFILTPVLSDSQVEEAVKSFENLLKENNATIVNQENWGLKKLAYSIQLKRNGFYHLIEFQAPGDIVNTLELAFKRDERILRFLTVKLDKHGVEWARKREEKVKSLKK; via the coding sequence ATGAATCATTATGAAACTGTTTTCATATTAACTCCCGTTCTATCGGATTCTCAGGTAGAGGAAGCAGTTAAATCTTTTGAGAACCTTCTCAAAGAAAACAACGCAACTATTGTAAACCAGGAAAACTGGGGATTAAAAAAATTAGCTTATTCAATTCAGCTTAAAAGAAACGGATTCTATCATCTTATTGAGTTTCAAGCTCCCGGAGATATTGTGAATACTCTGGAATTAGCATTCAAAAGAGACGAAAGAATTTTAAGATTTCTTACCGTGAAATTAGATAAACACGGAGTAGAATGGGCTAGAAAAAGAGAAGAAAAAGTTAAATCTTTAAAAAAATAA
- a CDS encoding DUF4199 family protein, translating into MKNTPLHYGISLAILTLALFFAVYFFFSGFNYYLISLRVNVFVLPSIYVLFTVVLLYKRTSKYRLSFKECFKISFTTLFIGGTLSLLLIILFLNYADPDAQILLQHQRIEQNLNNLHSDYNSLKEPTKEETALYKELVKSLSSDTTKNELLFNFKNSFAILGVIYLFYLTISLFLSIFFRLRNPNAIIHSNTPAQRS; encoded by the coding sequence ATGAAAAATACACCTTTACATTACGGAATCTCACTTGCAATTCTAACTTTAGCCCTGTTTTTTGCAGTCTACTTTTTCTTTTCGGGCTTTAACTATTATTTAATAAGTCTGAGGGTAAATGTATTTGTTTTACCTTCTATATATGTATTATTTACTGTTGTATTATTATATAAACGTACCTCAAAATACAGATTATCATTTAAAGAATGTTTCAAAATTTCATTTACTACTCTTTTTATTGGAGGCACTTTATCTTTACTTTTAATAATATTATTTTTAAATTATGCAGATCCGGATGCACAGATTTTATTACAACATCAAAGAATAGAACAAAACTTAAATAATCTTCATAGTGACTATAATTCTTTAAAAGAACCAACAAAAGAAGAAACAGCCTTGTATAAAGAGCTGGTAAAAAGTTTATCTTCTGACACTACAAAAAATGAACTTTTATTTAATTTTAAAAATTCTTTTGCTATTTTAGGCGTTATATATTTATTTTACCTAACAATATCCTTATTTTTGTCAATATTTTTTAGACTAAGAAATCCAAATGCAATTATCCATAGTAATACCCCTGCTCAACGAAGCTGA
- a CDS encoding glycosyltransferase family 2 protein yields MQLSIVIPLLNEAESLDELFTRIRKVCEKENYTYEVVFVDDGSTDSSWEVISKLNQEYPQVKGIRFARNYGKSQALNAAFKCVQGEVVVTMDADLQDFPEEIPGLRKMILEDHFDLVSGWKKKRYDNVLTKNLPSKLFNWAAQSTSGVKLHDFNCGLKAYKKSVVKAIDVYGDMHRYIPVLAKNEGFSKIGEREVPHQARLYGKSKFGANRFVRGFLDLITIWFMSRFGSRPMHFFGFIGTLMFIIGFISSAWMGVNKLVKVWNNIPARLITSDPLFYIALTMMVLGVLLFIAGFLGELIVQLKRGKKEDYTISNYLNL; encoded by the coding sequence ATGCAATTATCCATAGTAATACCCCTGCTCAACGAAGCTGAATCTCTTGATGAGCTCTTTACAAGAATACGTAAAGTATGTGAAAAAGAAAATTATACTTACGAAGTTGTTTTTGTTGACGACGGAAGTACGGATAGTTCCTGGGAAGTTATTTCCAAATTAAATCAGGAATATCCACAAGTCAAAGGAATCCGGTTCGCCCGCAACTATGGAAAATCGCAAGCTCTTAATGCAGCATTTAAATGTGTACAGGGAGAAGTAGTAGTAACCATGGATGCTGATTTACAAGATTTTCCAGAAGAAATTCCCGGATTAAGAAAGATGATTCTTGAAGATCATTTTGATTTAGTTTCCGGCTGGAAGAAAAAGCGTTACGATAACGTATTAACAAAAAACCTTCCTTCCAAATTATTTAATTGGGCAGCTCAGTCTACTTCCGGAGTAAAACTGCACGATTTTAATTGTGGGCTCAAAGCTTATAAAAAAAGCGTTGTTAAGGCTATTGATGTCTACGGAGATATGCATAGATATATTCCTGTGCTTGCAAAAAACGAAGGTTTTTCTAAAATAGGAGAAAGAGAAGTTCCTCATCAAGCCCGGTTATATGGCAAATCAAAATTTGGAGCTAATCGTTTTGTAAGAGGATTTTTAGATCTTATTACTATTTGGTTCATGTCCAGATTTGGTTCCAGACCCATGCATTTTTTTGGTTTTATAGGTACGCTGATGTTTATCATCGGTTTTATATCTTCTGCCTGGATGGGTGTAAACAAACTGGTTAAAGTATGGAATAATATTCCTGCCCGTTTAATTACTTCCGATCCTTTATTTTATATTGCCTTAACCATGATGGTTTTAGGTGTACTGTTGTTCATTGCCGGTTTTTTAGGTGAACTTATAGTCCAGTTAAAGAGAGGTAAAAAAGAAGATTATACAATTTCTAATTATTTAAATTTATAA